The Phaseolus vulgaris cultivar G19833 unplaced genomic scaffold, P. vulgaris v2.0 scaffold_27, whole genome shotgun sequence genome has a window encoding:
- the LOC137817271 gene encoding uncharacterized protein, with protein sequence MIPVEIHESSPRYQNFVAEESNEERRVNLDLLDEAREEARIKAEAMKRRVERQYSSKVKLRQFQVGDLVMRKAHPYELENKLSPKWTGPFRVTKAKGNGSYNLETLEGGPIPRSWNAANLKFYFS encoded by the coding sequence atgattccagtcgagatccacgagagctcgccacgttaccagaattttgtggctgaagagtccaatgaagaaaggcgaGTGAACCTAGACTTactggacgaagccagggaggaagcaagaataaaggctgaggcaatgaagagaagagtggagcgacaatatagctccaAGGTGAAACTGCGGCAATTCCAGGTTGGTGActtagtcatgaggaaggctcacccatatgaGCTAGAGAATAAGTTATCTCCCaaatggaccggacccttcagagtcaCCAAAGCCAAGGGGAATGGTTCATACAatctagagactttggaaggaggtcccATTCCACGCAGCTGGAACGCGgccaatttgaaattttatttcagttaa